A genomic segment from Schistocerca piceifrons isolate TAMUIC-IGC-003096 chromosome 4, iqSchPice1.1, whole genome shotgun sequence encodes:
- the LOC124795940 gene encoding putative gustatory receptor 28b, translating into MVTEEDASQLRNLRKVYCLLVEMGKAVNAAYGVQNLVEVVSCFVSTVTYIYISIVVYLDLKPVWPGIPRGQVIIMFSLWIGLMVGRLLTTAYSSDMVVQETSRTQRLVQKLLLLPLPARSGCQDELQLFGEQMARSRLRYSAAGFFTLDLSLLRSFTATVTTYVVILVQFGLSDASKQQNSSAAGCKC; encoded by the coding sequence ATGGTAACGGAGGAAGACGCGAGCCAGCTGCGAAATTTGCGCAAAGTATATTGCCTTCTTGTCGAAATGGGTAAAGCCGTCAATGCGGCTTACGGAGTACAAAATCTCGTAGAAGTTGTCAGCTGTTTCGTGAGCACAGTGACGTACATTTATATTAGTATTGTCGTCTACTTAGATCTGAAGCCCGTGTGGCCTGGAATACCGAGAGGTCAAGTCATCATCATGTTCTCTCTTTGGATTGGACTCATGGTAGGGCGTCTGCTCACCACAGCCTACAGCAGTGACATGGTTGTGCAAGAAACCTCCCGCACACAGCGACTGGTCCAGAAACTTCTGCTGTTACCGCTGCCTGCTAGAAGCGGCTGTCAAGACGAGCTGCAGCTCTTCGGAGAGCAGATGGCGCGCAGTCGGCTGCGCTACAGTGCAGCAGGGTTCTTCACGCTCGACCTGTCTCTGCTGAGGAGCTTCACAGCTACCGTCACCACCTACGTCGTCATCCTCGTCCAGTTCGGACTCTCAGACGCGAGCAAGCAGCAGAACAGCAGCGCCGCTGGATGTAAATGTTAA